A genomic region of Streptomyces sp. R33 contains the following coding sequences:
- a CDS encoding sulfurtransferase yields the protein MSRSDVLVDADWVEAHLNDANVVIVEVDEDTSAYDKNHITNAVRIDWKQDLQDPVRRDFVDQEGFEKLLSAKGISNDDTVVLYGGNNNWFASYAYWYFKLYGHQDVRLLDGGRKKWELDSRDLVDGTEVPNRPATQYKAQPQDASIRAFRDDVVAAIGAQNLVDVRSPDEFSGKLLAPAHLPQEQSQRPGHVPSARNIPWSKNANDDGTFKSDEELTALYEAEQVDLSKDTIAYCRIGERSALTWFVLHELLGQENVKNYDGSWTEYGSLVGVPIELGANK from the coding sequence ATGAGCCGCAGCGACGTCCTCGTAGACGCCGACTGGGTCGAGGCCCACCTGAACGACGCCAACGTCGTGATCGTCGAGGTGGACGAGGACACGTCCGCGTACGACAAGAACCACATCACCAACGCCGTCCGGATCGACTGGAAGCAGGACCTCCAGGACCCGGTCCGCCGCGACTTCGTGGACCAGGAGGGCTTCGAGAAGCTCCTCTCCGCCAAGGGCATCTCCAACGACGACACCGTCGTCCTCTACGGCGGCAACAACAACTGGTTCGCGTCCTACGCCTACTGGTACTTCAAGCTGTACGGCCACCAGGACGTCCGCCTCCTCGACGGCGGCCGCAAGAAGTGGGAGCTCGACTCCCGCGACCTGGTCGACGGCACCGAGGTCCCGAACCGCCCGGCCACCCAGTACAAGGCCCAGCCGCAGGACGCCTCGATCCGCGCCTTCCGCGACGACGTCGTGGCCGCGATCGGCGCCCAGAACCTGGTCGACGTCCGCTCGCCCGACGAGTTCTCCGGCAAGCTGCTCGCCCCGGCGCACCTCCCGCAGGAGCAGTCGCAGCGCCCCGGCCACGTGCCGAGCGCCCGCAACATCCCGTGGTCGAAGAACGCCAACGACGACGGCACGTTCAAGTCCGACGAGGAGCTGACCGCCCTCTACGAGGCCGAGCAGGTCGACCTGTCGAAGGACACCATCGCGTACTGCCGCATCGGTGAGCGCTCCGCGCTGACCTGGTTCGTGCTGCACGAGCTCCTGGGCCAGGAGAACGTCAAGAACTACGACGGCTCCTGGACCGAGTACGGCTCCCTGGTCGGCGTGCCGATCGAGCTCGGCGCCAACAAGTAG
- a CDS encoding DUF1416 domain-containing protein — translation MCGAQIGGPDLATLKPGETAIQGQVTKDGEPISGYVRLLDSTGEFTAEVPTSATGQFRFYAATGTWTLRALVPGAQADRAVVVAEAGGVTDVAIAV, via the coding sequence ATGTGTGGAGCACAGATCGGCGGGCCCGACCTCGCGACGCTCAAGCCCGGTGAGACCGCCATCCAGGGCCAGGTGACCAAGGACGGCGAGCCCATCAGCGGGTACGTGCGCCTGCTCGACTCGACCGGCGAGTTCACGGCCGAGGTCCCGACCTCGGCGACCGGCCAGTTCCGCTTCTACGCGGCGACCGGCACGTGGACCCTGCGCGCGCTGGTCCCCGGCGCCCAGGCGGACCGCGCCGTGGTCGTGGCCGAGGCCGGCGGCGTGACGGACGTGGCGATCGCGGTCTGA